A genomic stretch from Tribolium castaneum strain GA2 chromosome 6, icTriCast1.1, whole genome shotgun sequence includes:
- the LOC661563 gene encoding lysosomal Pro-X carboxypeptidase produces the protein MKLSVTLVLFLCHNIWSYDYETKYFEVLLDHFSFTNNATFKLKYLINDTFWTNDGPIFFYTGNEGTVENFAENTGFMFDIAPSFNALVVFAEHRYYGESLPFGNDSFVSPSHIGYLTSSQALADFVDLINYLQTMSLEKVPVIAFGGSYGGMLASWLRMKYPASVVGAIAASAPIWQFETPCEDFYKVVTRVYQEAVAKDCPLLITKSWTALRNISESPEGKAWLSDAWQLCSPLETSADVETLIGWYSEILVNMAMVNYPYSTSFLAPLPPFPVKTFCSQLTQANIVDDKSLVMALGDALQIYTNFTETTTCNKINQTAEALGEEGWYFQACTEMIMPMCSIDGDMFENDPWDYGKYASQCFEKWGVNQTHPELPVLEYGGKEIKAASNIVFSNGLLDPWSSGGVLKNVSESVVSVIIPDGAHHIDLRGGNKDDPETVIEARQFHVDNIKKWIMEFYFHSGKGAFFEKIKYQHVARN, from the exons ATGAAACTAAGCGTAACGTTGGTGTTATTCTTGTGTCACAATATTTGGTCTTACGATTATGAAACGAAATATTTCGAAGTACTTTTAGATCACTTCAG TTTCACCAATAATGccacttttaaattaaaatatttaatcaaTGATACTTTTTGGACAAACGATGGCCCGATTTTTTTCTACACAGGGAATGAAGGGACTGTTGAAAATTTCGCCGAAAATACCGGATTTATGTTCGATATTGCGCCCAGTTTTAATGCTTTGGTAGTTTTCGCCGAACATCGGTACTATGGCGAAAGTTTGCCTTTTGGTAACGATTCTTTCGTGTCACCGAGTCATATAGGGTACCTTACTTCAAGTCAAGCCCTTGCTGACTTTGTCGACTTGATCAATTACCTCCAAACAATGAGCCTTGAAAAAGTACCAGTCATTGCTTTTGGTGGCTCTTACGGTGGAATGCTAGCCTCATGGCTTAGAATGAAGTATCCGGCATCAGTCGTTGGTGCAATTGCAGCTTCAGCCCCAATTTGGCAATTTGAGACCCCGTGTGAGGATTTTTACAAAGTTGTTACGAGAGTGTACCAAGAAGCTGTGGCTAAAGATTGCCCTCTTTTGATCACTAAATCATGGACTGCGTTAAG AAATATCTCGGAAAGTCCAGAAGGAAAAGCCTGGCTTTCGGACGCTTGGCAGTTGTGTTCCCCTCTTGAAACATCAGCAGATGTCGAAACCCTAATCGGGTGGTATTCCGAGATTTTGGTCAACATGGCCATGGTTAACTACCCCTACTCTACGTCATTTCTGGCACCTTTGCCCCCATTTCCGGTTAAAACCTTCTGTTCGCAACTTACGCAAGCAAACATCGTCGATGATAAGTCCCTAGTTATGGCCCTCGGAGACGCGTTGCAAATTTACACGAATTTTACCGAAACCAcaacttgtaataaaatcaatCAAACGGCTGAAGCACTCGGAGAGGAGGGCTGGTACTTCCAGGCTTGTACCGAGATGATTATGCCGATGTGTTCCATCGATGGGGATATGTTCGAAAATGATCCATGGGATTATGGAAAATATGCGAGTCagtgttttgaaaaatgggGAGTGAATCAAACACATCCAGAATTGCCGGTGCTTGAATATGGAGGGAAGGAGATCAAAGCGGCCagtaatattgtttttagtaACGGTTTACTCGATCCTTGGTCGAGTGGCGGTGTTTTGAAGAATGTGTCCGAAAGTGTTGTTTCCGTGATTATCCCAGATGGGGCCCATCATATTGATTTGCGAGGAGGGAACAAAGATGATCCCGAAACGGTGATTGAAGCGAGGCAGTTTCATGtcgataatattaaaaaatggatCATGGAGTTCTATTTTCATAGTGGGAAAGGGGCTTTTTTCGAGAAGATTAAGTACCAACATGTTGCcagaaattaa